In Cryptomeria japonica chromosome 10, Sugi_1.0, whole genome shotgun sequence, a genomic segment contains:
- the LOC131072593 gene encoding uncharacterized protein LOC131072593 encodes MVHSDETIELIDVSLHRSSSSRDTREEIWVQNPIGDNATEREENVLCRLPSNLNIAMEQFNSLTALEILRETVRILRFNSTAFLTVAAVFICPVSAIFLSNFFVNQSKVEKLSLWFQLVAESIGFPKGHFARSGFHKLSESVLSFVFCFPFYITLLLFSKAIVVYSVALTYASKKLLIEKFLTMIRKIWKHLVLTYLWNCITILGCIVIFLLLVLVSINAIIFLGVPPTWAIYVVLGEGVIFSLLFAHAMIICNLAIVVSILEDYYGMGAFFRSMFLIKERTQVGLLIFLGTCIGTAFVEGLFDHRVKTVSYGDGSSRIWEGPLLVIMHSFVILIDAMMSCIFYFTCKWSTSESFDSASVLELNTSFSEQREQNNENGSSS; translated from the coding sequence ATGGTGCACTCTGATGAAACTATTGAATTAATAGATGTTTCTTTACATAgatcaagctcttcaagagataCAAGGGAGGAAATATGGGTGCAAAACCCCATTGGAGACAATGCAACGGAGAGGGAGGAGAATGTGCTCTGCAGATTGCCCAGTAACTTGAACATTGCGATGGAGCAATTCAACTCTCTAACAGCCTTGGAGATCTTGAGGGAAACTGTAAGAATTCTTCGGTTCAATTCTACTGCCTTTTTGACAGTTGCAGCAGTATTTATCTGCCCGGtatctgcaatctttctttccAATTTTTTTGTCAATCAGTCTAAGGTGGAAAAGTTATCTCTTTGGTTTCAATTAGTAGCCGAATCCATTGGGTTCCCTAAAGGTCATTTTGCTAGATCAGGTTTCCATAAACTATCTGAGAGTGTTCTGTCATTCGTATTTTGTTTCCCTTTTTATATTACCCTCTTACTATTCTCCAAGGCTATAGTAGTTTATTCTGTAGCTTTAACCTATGCAAGCAAAAAGCTTTTAATAGAAAAATTTCTTACCATGATAAGGAAGATCTGGAAACATCTTGTTTTAACATATCTGTGGAACTGTATTACCATTCTTGGGTGCATAGTTATTTTTCTCCTGCTGGTCCTGGTTTCAATAAATGCAATAATTTTCCTGGGGGTTCCTCCCACTTGGGCAATATATGTTGTACTCGGAGAAGGGGTAattttctctttgttgtttgcacatgCTATGATTATCTGCAATTTGGCGATAGTGGTTTCAATCTTGGAAGACTACTATGGCATGGGAGCATTTTTTAGATCAATGTTTTTGATCAAAGAAAGAACCCAAGTGGGCCTATTGATATTCTTAGGGACATGTATTGGGACAGCTTTTGTGGAGGGCCTTTTTGACCACAGAGTGAAGACGGTTAGCTACGGTGATGGATCTTCTAGGATTTGGGAGGGTCCTCTATTAGTCATAATGCATTCATTTGTGATCCTAATTGATGCCATGATGAGCTGCATCTTCTATTTCACATGCAAATGGTCTACTTCAGAAAGCTTTGACAGTGCTTCTGTCCTGGAACTTAATACCAGTTTTTCTGAACAGAGAGAGCAAAATAATGAAAATGGCAGTTCCTCATAA